Genomic segment of Lemur catta isolate mLemCat1 chromosome 2, mLemCat1.pri, whole genome shotgun sequence:
TTGCCTatcttttatgtgtatttctaaTTACTAACATAAGGGATCCTGGTAAGAATATCTGGGTTAACGGGGCATGGTTTTCCACGCCCCCTGGGCCCCTGGGACACCAGCAGTGCCTCACTCTTATCCTCACATGGCCactccctctttttccttttctgttcctctTTTCTTAAAAGTTCCATCTTCTCTTCTCCTGCCACTTGAGATGGACTCTACTCTCCTGCCTTTATCTCTTCCAAGCAGTGGTCCTGCTCTTCAGTTGCCCACTGAGGAATTTGACTTTGATTTAATTTTGCTTCTACCTGAAATCCTAAAATAGCCTCCCCTCCCAAGTCACCTCTCTCCTCTAACCTACCGACCAAATAAGATAGAGTGTAAATAGTTGGCTGACTTCTTTAAACTTTCTGGCATGAGTCTTTGTTTTGGAATCTCATACCCAAGTTCTTCCAGAATGGTGTTATCGATACAGATGACTTCTGCGTCATGAATTACACAGGGTCCTTTACCTTCATTGCCTCGTTGCACCCCCATCAGCAAGGAAGACGGTTTCCATTTTGTGTCGAGGGCCCAGAGAGCTTAAGTAGTGTGCTCAGGGTCGCCCAGTTGGGCGGTGACAGATTGACTGGACTCCAAGCCTGGCTTTGCCTCTGAGTATGCTAGACTATCACAGCATCACCTTGTCCCTTTCTTTTGCCTTGGGAGTATCAAAGTGGCCATGAATCTCTATTTCTTGATTAATCAGAGTCTCACCATTATGTTTTTTATTAGCTCTTACAAAGACCCTAAAACACTGGATGGAATTTCAAGGCCAGTAAAAATAGAATACATTTGTTCTGGGCTAGAACGAGCAAACCCGTGATTTGCTTTTACACAGAATCCTTTTAGTCTGTGGGATTAGAATGTCATGGGCTTCTCAGGCGTGCTGGGCCCACCCAGGTATATGACTTAATCCTGCTTTCAAGGATCTTGCAGTTGTGCCATGACGAAATAACTCTTAATTAGTACTACGCAGTGGATGTGGCATTAGAGAATTATATCTCAGTCTAAAAGTTTAggctgtaaaaaataaaacctttgccttggttatttttgtgtatgggtgcggaaaatattttttctccctcattctcAAGATTACAAACTTCTCAGTTTTGTCCTTCCATCCTGAGAGAACCACCATCCGTAAATAACACTTTCTCAAATGAACCTGTTCTGTCTGTAGCCAGATTTCTAATGGCTGTGTGAATTTGCCTTTATATGTTTAAACAATTCCTTGGTATTGTACATTTAGGTTATCTGccatttttttactatttataaacGTGTCATTCTTAAcagttttttatatttaacaatttgAATCTTCTAAAAGTTGTATGAGGTTAAATAATCCTTCCTATTCTGCAAATTTGAAAtgctactttttttatttaaggTTTGCCTTTCTATTTCTTAGGCTATTTTAATACTATCACTTgatggtattcttttttttttttttttttttttttgagacagagtcttgctgtgttgcccgggctagagtgagtgccatggcgtcagcctagctcacagcaacctcaaactcctgggcttaagcgatcctactgcctcagcctccctagtagctgggactacaagcatgcaccacaccaccatgcccggctaatttttttctatatatatatatattttagttggccagataatttctttctatttttagtagagacgggggtctcttgctgaggctggtcttgaactcctgacctccagcaatccacccgcctcggcctcccagagtgctaggattacaggcatgagccaccgcacccggcccccgATGGTATTCTTAATATTAAGATGTGAAAGTCCTGTTCGTTCttatttttttggctattgtCTCATTTTCCCTCCCAGAGGTTTGCGTCCTGTCTCACCATCCACAGAGCCCCGCTGAGTTACCTGGGGGAAGGAAATGGGGTTGGTGGGGAAAGTCGACATCTTCAAGGTGCTTCATTTCAAAGCAAGGAAACACAGCTCACCTTGTATTTATGTTTTCTTGTGTCTCGGTCAGTGTTTGCTTAATATGTACATCTTAGCGTTTTATAAGTGTGGATTTACTCCTTTTAAGGCAATTAAGTAATTTCCAGCTAATCAGATCTCTTGGTCAGTAACTCAATTTAAAGCGGCGGGAAAGGAGCTCAGAGGGCACCAGAGCCGCCCCAGACAGTGGAGCCCAGCAGTGCTGCCCATGGCGCGGGGCTCGGacacaggtttttatttttagtagtttaaACTGTGTCATGTTCCACATTTGACCTCAGGACTGTTAGTGTTTAGAATAGGTAGTAAGTTAAAATAGGTTGTTTGAAAGAAGATTTAATATTGAGTAAACAATGGGACAGGGACCGTTTTCGCATGCCTGTGGCACACAGCGTGTTGGTGGCATGTGCAGGGGGACCCCTGGGGAGCATGGTGCAAAGGACAGGGCCTCAGGACTTCCTGCTCACCTCGGGCAGAGCCGTCGCTGGAAACGTAGCACACGGCTCATTTGTAGTCTGAGGTGTAAGAAATAGAAGAAGTCTATTTTACtcagctaaaataatttttttttctttccctgtcacAGGGGACCGTGATTAGGGTATTTTCCATTCCAGAGGGACAGAAACTCTTTGAGTTCCGGAGAGGCGTTAAGAGGTAAAGTACATAAATCTCCAACATTGATTCTGGAGGTTATATTTGGATTTCAGTTTTATATTATCTGCGACCAAACAAGTGGGAACCTAAAGAAACACAGGGAAAATTCCAGTTAAATACAAAAGCATTTTCAACCCAACTGGATTACCAGGTGAGAGTTTGCAGTCAGTCTTATCATGAGAGTtgaagaacatttttataaaagcaaactaGATTTCCATTTGTCTCTGCCCCTACCTGAACCCAGTGGTGGCCGGATAGCCCAAGGGTTTGGAGACACTGGAGTAAACAGGCCAGGGCCCATGTGGCTCCTCGGGCTGATCTGGGTTGCAGCCTAGCCCCCTCCCTGGTCAGCACGTTCCTGTCCTTGTCCTCTACTGAGATCCTGTACCCAACTTGCCCCTCACCCCCAATGGCTTTGGCTCTTTTAAAACCCCAAAGTCACAGTCTGGGGTCCCCTGTCCAGTCTGCAGACCTGCCGCCTCCATGCCTAGCACCCCCTTCCTCACTCCTGCTCCGGAGGCAGGAACGTCCCTCCACATGGAACAGCAGAACAGGCGGGGACTTGGGCTCGAGAGCCAGGGCCTCAGTCAGGTCCCTGGACTGCCACTTGGTGGCTGTGTGTCCTCGGTTGGTCGCACTTCACCCTCGGGGTCTCTAGTTCCTCACCTCAGCTGGAAGGGACCGTGATGAGCAGTGCACCCCTCCCCAGGGTCAGTCACAGAGGAGGGCTTGGCTCAGGAAGTGTGTGTTCAGTACCTTGTAGCGCCtccaccgccccccaccccactgcctcaAACTTCTCGGGGACTCTCTCGCTGTCGCTCTTCACTGCAGACCTGCCTCTGTGTCCCAAAATGCCGCAGCCCCTCTGGTCACTGTGCCCTGGTTTCCCTTGCTGCTCCTGCTCAGCTCCCTCCTCCTGCATCTGGTCCGCCCTGGAGCCTCGCCTCACCCCTACCCCTCCTAACCTCGTGTGCCGTGTGTGCTGCTGACTCCAAGCCTAGCTGTCTCGCCCCAGCTTCTCTCCTGGTGTGGACCCGTGGTTCTCCTTCCCACTGGACACTGGGCACCTCAGACCACCAGGCTGTCACGTGCCCCCATCCTCGCACGCATCGCCCTCACTTTCCTCTGGTTGGTCAGTGTCACCACTGGCCACCTCCCCTGTGCCCAGGCCAGAGGGACCCGGCCTtgcttccctcctcccatctgtGCATGCAGTTGATGCCGATCGTGTCTCTGATTCTCCCTGTGCACTCCCCTCCCCGCTCACATCACCATCCGACCTCGCGCCCTCCCCGTCTTCATGCAGGCAGGCCGTTCTTCAGTGCAAACCCAGGCTGATCTTTGATGACGTAAATACAATGAGATCACACCCCACCTGACGTCTCGTACTGCCCTCCTGCTGCGTGCGGGGCTCACTCCAGACCCCCCGCATGCTTCACAGGCCTTCCGGCACCTGGCCTTTCTTTCCAGCCTTGTTTTATTTCGCCGTCCCTGCTGTTTGCCGTTGCAGCCGTGCTGCACGTTCAGTTCTCAGAAGAACACGTCTCTTCTCTTCACTGGGGGGGTGCACGAGCTGTGCCCTGTGCTTGGGACATGTGTCTGGTGGCCTGGCCAGCTTCTCTAAACCCTTTGAGTCCGAGTCCAGCATCTCCCTCAGGCCATCCCTGACCCTCCACTCACACTTCTCAGGACGCCTTTGCTCATAGCAGATGTGATAGCTGCGTCCCCACACGGACACCGAGCACTGTGCCTCCTTAGGGCAGGAACCATTCCTGCCCAGTTTATCCCCGGAGCTCAAGTGCAACGCctgtaaacactcagtaaatgtctaCTGAAGAGTGAATGGACAGGGCTAAAAGTCTCTGTATTTTTAGGGCTATGAGGAAATTCACATTTCTGTATTGGCTTTGGGATttttacagtgattttttttttttttttttttttttttttttttttgagacagagtgttgctttgttgcccgggctagagtgagtgccgtggcatcagcctagctcacagcaacctcaaactcctgggcttacgcgatcctactgcctcagcctcccaagtagctgggactacaggcatgcgccaccatgcccggctaattttttccatatatattttagttggctagataatttctttctatttttagtagagacggggtctcactctcgctcaggctggtctcgaactcctgacctcgagcgatctacccgcctcggcctcccagagtgctaggattacaggcgtgagccactgtgcccggcctacagtgattttttttaatatacgcTAGGCTGGacgcagtggttcacacctataatcctagcactttggacagccgaggcaggaggatcgcttgagcccaggattggaggctgcagtgagctgtgatgatgccactgtattccagcctgggtgacagaacaagatgctgtctcaaaaaaaaaaaaaaaaaaaaagatacactgtAGAGACTTAGCACGTTGGAAGTTTTATTCTTGAACTTTATCAAGGTTACTGATTTACCCTCTGACTTGGTGAGAATTgctgtaatttaaatttaaatgattggATTTTCATTCACTAGCCTTAGGGCTGTAGGTCCATCCTAATTCAGCAGAAAATGGATTAACAGAATCCTGATTGCCTTTGTTATTTGCATTGGCGAAGAAAATTGGCTGTTTAAGGATATATTAAAGAACTGCTCCTACTTGATATTAcctttccaacattttcctctcaAGAAAATTTGTGAGAAGATAGCTGGGGAGTGATAAAAAGTATCAGAGACCCACGTACGCCTGTGATGAGAGCTTTTCTTCTTGGTCACTTCAGTTAAAAATCCCTGGAGAGATGTTACTAGTTGTGTCACCAGTGTTCACAGGTGACGACAGAAGCGCAGGCCTCTCACGCGCGCTGTCCCCGCAGGTGTGTGAGCATCTGCTCGCTGGCCTTCAGCATGGACGGCATGTTCCTGTCCGCGTCCAGCAACACCGAGACTGTGCACATCTTCAAACTTGAGACTGTGAAGGAAAAGTGAGTTGCAAAgatccatttgtttaaaaaagtacaGAACACTTGGTTCCCACTTACGAACTGGGTGAAAACATAAGCAGACAACTGTTCTGCTCTGTGGCGTTTGCCAGTGGAGACCCTGGTAGGTCGTCCCAGTGCTGCCAAAGCCAAGCTGGGCAGTGAGACGTTGTCCCCACCCGTCAGCACAGTGTAGCGTGAAGGGTCCAGATGGACATCTTTCAATCAGCACAAACATCCCCTTTTCACACTTCCCTTGAAAACAAAAGCATAGACTGCCCTCTGGAATGAGCGCCGGGTCTCTCACCTGCCCGTCGGTGAGCACAGAGATGGGGCCGGTTCCGCTTTCAAAGCAGTTGGTTTAAACTGTGTATTACTGCAGTGAATATGTGCAGTGAATGGGGtcgtctgtctttctctccttaaTTTTAAGAAGAGCACGCACTAGGATCAGTACAGTTTATATTGTGCTTTACTCAAAGGAGTATTCATGGTAACAAAACATACAAAGGTGACCAACAATAGAAATGGGCCAAGGGTAGAGAACAATTTGGGGTTTGTACTCAAGGTTCTTGGAGACTTCCTGCTAGGAAGATCTGGCAGTGGTGACGACTTAGGCCCTAGATGTTCTCACGTTCACTGTGGGGGAGGGCCTGGTGACCTGCCATAATGTACCCCCAGAGGAGCCAGGAGGATCCGGCCTCTCCCCGTCCCCGGCCGTCCTCCGACCCTTTCCGAGGCTGCTCCATGGCGCCCTGGGGCCCTGGGCGGCACTGTGTCCTCACCAACCCTGTTTCTTCCTGTGAAATGTGGAGGATCTCGCCTCAGGTTCCAGAGCTGTTTGTCTGTGTGGGGGTGGCACGTGGTGACGCTCACAGGGCAGAGTCCAGCTTCACGTGTCTGGCACGTTTCCTTCTAGACCCCTGGAGGAACCCACCACCTGGACCGGGTACTTCGGCAAGATGCTCATGGCGTCCACCAGCTACCTGCCTTCTCAAGTGACAGAAATGTTCAACCAGGGCAGAGCCTTTGCCACAGTCCGCTTGCCTTTCTGCGGCCACAAAAACATCTGTGCGCTGGCCACGTGAGTAGAGACGGgtgccccctccttcccctctgccctgtgTACGTCCAGATGACATGCTGAGTCGGGGTGGCTTGTCACAGAGCACAGAGACAACAGTTTGTGGTCCCGAGTACAGCTTCCAAATGCACGTGATATCTTAGGGACTTCATTGGGATTGTCTGAAGTGTCGCTGTGTAGGAAAATATTATCTTGAAAAATTTAGTGATATCTGGCCGTATGCtgtcatagaagaaaaaaaaattcagtgagagTGTAACTTTGTGATTCCATGAATCTTACAAACATTTTTTCCACCTTTGTTATTGGACTAGCATAGTAGAAAAAGTTCTGTGAAACCACCTCCCCTTGGTCAGAGAAACCACAAAACCATCCTGTTCTTCCCTGTTCTCCTCTAGGACCCGGTGCTTGTTCACACCAAGTACATCCTTGGCCTTGACGTGTGAGCCCCTGGTAGCGCAGCGGTGCACGTGGTCTTTGTGCTCTTAGATGTAGACGACGTGTCAAACTCATGACCCTAAATTAGTGCTCATTTTAGGGGGGAGCGGTCTCTCTAGCCCTGCTCAAGGTGCGGCTGCTACTTTAAGAAGATAGTTGTGTGAAAGTTGTGGTCTGCCATTTTGTTGCTTTTCATTCTCACTAGAATTCAGAAGATCCCCCGGCTGCTGGTGGGGGCCGCCGACGGGTACCTGTACATGTACAACCTGGACCCCCAGGAGGGGGGCGAGTGTGCCCTCATGAAGCAGCACCGGTGAGTCTGACACCGGGCCCCCCTTCTCCCTGCGTCTCCTCCGAGCTCCTCCCAGCCACCCGTCAGGCAGTTGTTTGGGCACCGTGACGTGTGTATTGCATTTCCTTGCAAGCCCATGACATAAGGGAGCGGATCCCAGCTTGCCTGGCCTTGTGCTGAGCTTCACATCCCCAGATAAAGCCAGCTCTGCTCCCCCTCACCCCCGCCTTGGTACTTTTACAATCTGGGTGGAAGtgggaagtgattttttttcaatagtgAATTCTATTTATGATCTTCcatcttaaaaatggaagaaaagtgcCTCACCAGGTGGGACTTTCTTCATCAGACTTTCCATGTGAAAATCTTCATGTAAAAATACGAACAGGCCacgtgcggtggctcatgcctgtaatcccagcacttgggaggctgaggcgggaggatcacttgagccctggagttcacaaccagcctgagcaacagcaagaccctgcctctatgaaaaattggaaaaattagcggggtggggtggcgtgtacctgtagttgcagctactcaggaggctgcagcaggaggatggcttgagcccaggagtggaggctgcagtgagctatgatgatgccactgcactccagcttgggtaacagagtaggaccctgtctcaaaaaaaaaaaaaaaatgtaaacagatgCATGAGGAGATTATTATAAAGTAGCCACAGTGTTAGGAACACTCAGGGTCCTGTCTGGCGGGCCCCGTTGCCTGTGCTGCTGCAGACATGGCACTGTGATTGTGCTCATGGCTGGCCTCTCCGGAAACACTgggtcttgtttttgtttttttctccttcctccaggTTGGATGGCAGTATGGAGACGGCCAGTGAAATCTTAGACTCCGCCTCTCACGACTGCCCCTTAGTAACTCAGACATACAGCACAGCTGTAGCAAAAGGTACTTATGTGCCTTCGTCTCCGACAAGACTTGGTAAGGGGCATGACACAAACCTCGAAGGTAATTAAAGCCGCCACCTCCCATAGGGTGCCCTGGTTTTGCTTTCCCTGGAGCTGCCCCTCCCACTTTTCCCCGGGAAAAGGAAGTGATGGTTCTGGGGACAGGCAGGTTTTTGCAACTGGGGTTTCCAAGGCCTTTGAAGACTgagttcattttcttcatttttgaagaaaaaatggtCATGATGGCTCAGGTTACTTTTCACATGAATTGAGGCCTGACTTGCCACCTCTCAGCTAAAATAATCCCTTAAAAAGCACTGCCAGGCATTTGGCGCGggtcttccctcccacctgctcttcGTGCAGCAGATCTATACTGAACGCACCCCTCGGTGCCAGGGCCCCCTCGGGGCACGAGGGCCGCAGCCTGCACGAGGCCACGGGGCTCCCTGAGCTGCGGAAGCTGATCCGTCTGCACCCAGACGTGGGGCCACCCCCTCCCTACCAACCGCCTCTCAGAATAATCACATTGAGCTCCAGCGGAAATCCTGCGTGTTCCCCTTACTCCTTCTCAATGACATGGCACTTGCAGTTCAGGGAAGCACTGACTGTCTCGCTGCATTATTCTTGAGTGTCCTGTGTAACCAGTTTGAGAATGACTTTCACGCTGCCTGTTCACTAAAGAGAGTTTGCAGCCCGTCCATTAGGAAGCCTGTTTACTGTGCAGGTAGCATTCTGACAtttatgaattttagaaaataaatgacttcatCCTGAGCTGCCTAAGGCTGCAAAGACCTTGTTAGtcataaaagcaattaaaattcaGAATGTCTTAATGTGGGCTGCAATTTATAAACATAGACTATTGTCCCCAAAGTCCGGTTACTGCCTGTGTCACTGGGATTCGTAGCGTGTCCCAGCCCTCACAGGATGACTCGTCGTCTCTTTGCAGCCTACACAGATGACCTGGGTGCCGTGGGCGGGGCTTGTCTGGAGGATGAGGCCAGCGCCCTGCGCCTGGACGAGGACAGCGAGCACCCTCCCATGATCCTTCGGACTGACTGAACCTGACCTATGACCTCTGACCCTGGAAGCAGAGAACACTGGCTTTTGACAGAGGACTTTGTGCATTGCTGCTATGAACTTTGACCTGAATTGGGGAGAGGATGGCagagactattaaaaaaaaaagattgtagtGGTAGTCTAACTCCTCCATTCTGTTGAGAAAATACATCGTTTTCACTTCAGTGGCTTTTAATCCTGCttatgaattttagatttttgtttgttctctCTTTTTGCCAAAATTTAACTGTTTGGTGAAGCCCTCAAAACCTCCTTGCTTTGCATGCATGAATGTGCCAAGCCAGCATAGGAGAGCTAGAAGCCACTTCATAACAAACTGcaattgtttggtttttgttatcTGTACATAGTGACCAGTGTGCGTGAGGAAACCGTGGCGTGGTGCAGAGTGGTTCTGGTTGTCAGGGCAGGTTCTGCAGTGACAGGTCCAAGGGTTGCCCGCCAGGGGCTCACCGGTGTGCCAGGCAGACATCGGCTGCAGACAGGGGTCCTCTTTCCCCAGAGCCCCACTGGACCATTCTCCTCcgttttattttgttaattaaattctttccaaattgGATTATTCTGGGATTTCTTCCGTGGTGGACTTTTGTTTCTGATCTCGTTTTCCCTAGGGGtgttggaaagagagagaggttgtTTCTGATATTAAAAACCTTTCATTCTGACAGCAGGTGAACTTGAAAGATTACTTGGACTCCTTGAAGCAAAGGAAAGTGATTTCATTTGTATAATTAAATTATCTGTTCTTCTACTTTACTCTTACGGAAtaactgtgtgatttttttttttattattgttgtttaagAGGAACGTTTGTAGCTACTCTTACGCCCGAGAAAGCACAGAATTCAAATGTGAAGGGTATCTGAATCGTCCTCCCCCTGAGCTCTGCTGTCCAGCAGGGGCTCTTCTTCCCTGTGTCGGGAATGGTAGCAACTGCTAGCGGGGCCAGGGGACATGtgccttttctattttaatcttaGAAAACTTGTTCGGCAAAGTGATGAGAGATTGTGGTCGCAAGTTTCAGTATTTGCCTAgcttcccttttcatttttacaGAATTAAAACAACCTCAAATACCTCAAACTCTGCATTCCAAACCAAGACGTATAGCAGTTAAAGTTTTGAGGGCATTTAAGTGGAGTTAGTGGCGTGAAAGGTCATTTTAGAGTCTTTGGAGTGGTGAAAGTTAAGGAGGGAAGTAAAGAGGCAGAAATACTGTCTTGGCCCTGCCTTTTCAGGTTCTCGGGTTTTGAACAGAGGAAGGATGAGAGATGCCTGTTTTCGGGCCATAGCAGCTGAGTAGCTTCCCCGGGGAGTTGTCAGCTTGGCTTTCG
This window contains:
- the WIPI2 gene encoding WD repeat domain phosphoinositide-interacting protein 2 isoform X3; amino-acid sequence: MNLASQSGEAGAGQLLFANFNQDNTSLAVGSKSGYKFFSLSSVDKLEQIYECTDTEDVCIVERLFSSSLVAIVSLKAPRKLKVCHFKKGTEICNYSYSNTILAVKLNRQRLIVCLEESLYIHNIRDMKVLHTIRETPPNPAGLCALSINNDNCYLAYPGSATIGEVQVFDTINLRAANMIPAHDSPLAALAFDASGTKLATASEKGTVIRVFSIPEGQKLFEFRRGVKRCVSICSLAFSMDGMFLSASSNTETVHIFKLETVKEKPLEEPTTWTGYFGKMLMASTSYLPSQVTEMFNQGRAFATVRLPFCGHKNICALATIQKIPRLLVGAADGYLYMYNLDPQEGGECALMKQHRLDGSMETASEILDSASHDCPLVTQTYSTAVAKGTYVPSSPTRLGKGHDTNLEAYTDDLGAVGGACLEDEASALRLDEDSEHPPMILRTD
- the WIPI2 gene encoding WD repeat domain phosphoinositide-interacting protein 2 isoform X2; the protein is MNLASQSGEAGAGQLLFANFNQDNTPVKRAPRAARSRRPRIRWSLAVGSKSGYKFFSLSSVDKLEQIYECTDTEDVCIVERLFSSSLVAIVSLKAPRKLKVCHFKKGTEICNYSYSNTILAVKLNRQRLIVCLEESLYIHNIRDMKVLHTIRETPPNPAGLCALSINNDNCYLAYPGSATIGEVQVFDTINLRAANMIPAHDSPLAALAFDASGTKLATASEKGTVIRVFSIPEGQKLFEFRRGVKRCVSICSLAFSMDGMFLSASSNTETVHIFKLETVKEKPLEEPTTWTGYFGKMLMASTSYLPSQVTEMFNQGRAFATVRLPFCGHKNICALATIQKIPRLLVGAADGYLYMYNLDPQEGGECALMKQHRLDGSMETASEILDSASHDCPLVTQTYSTAVAKGTYVPSSPTRLAYTDDLGAVGGACLEDEASALRLDEDSEHPPMILRTD
- the WIPI2 gene encoding WD repeat domain phosphoinositide-interacting protein 2 isoform X4, with the translated sequence MNLASQSGEAGAGQLLFANFNQDNTSLAVGSKSGYKFFSLSSVDKLEQIYECTDTEDVCIVERLFSSSLVAIVSLKAPRKLKVCHFKKGTEICNYSYSNTILAVKLNRQRLIVCLEESLYIHNIRDMKVLHTIRETPPNPAGLCALSINNDNCYLAYPGSATIGEVQVFDTINLRAANMIPAHDSPLAALAFDASGTKLATASEKGTVIRVFSIPEGQKLFEFRRGVKRCVSICSLAFSMDGMFLSASSNTETVHIFKLETVKEKPLEEPTTWTGYFGKMLMASTSYLPSQVTEMFNQGRAFATVRLPFCGHKNICALATIQKIPRLLVGAADGYLYMYNLDPQEGGECALMKQHRLDGSMETASEILDSASHDCPLVTQTYSTAVAKGTYVPSSPTRLAYTDDLGAVGGACLEDEASALRLDEDSEHPPMILRTD
- the WIPI2 gene encoding WD repeat domain phosphoinositide-interacting protein 2 isoform X1, which produces MNLASQSGEAGAGQLLFANFNQDNTPVKRAPRAARSRRPRIRWSLAVGSKSGYKFFSLSSVDKLEQIYECTDTEDVCIVERLFSSSLVAIVSLKAPRKLKVCHFKKGTEICNYSYSNTILAVKLNRQRLIVCLEESLYIHNIRDMKVLHTIRETPPNPAGLCALSINNDNCYLAYPGSATIGEVQVFDTINLRAANMIPAHDSPLAALAFDASGTKLATASEKGTVIRVFSIPEGQKLFEFRRGVKRCVSICSLAFSMDGMFLSASSNTETVHIFKLETVKEKPLEEPTTWTGYFGKMLMASTSYLPSQVTEMFNQGRAFATVRLPFCGHKNICALATIQKIPRLLVGAADGYLYMYNLDPQEGGECALMKQHRLDGSMETASEILDSASHDCPLVTQTYSTAVAKGTYVPSSPTRLGKGHDTNLEAYTDDLGAVGGACLEDEASALRLDEDSEHPPMILRTD